Proteins encoded by one window of Arachis ipaensis cultivar K30076 chromosome B04, Araip1.1, whole genome shotgun sequence:
- the LOC107635289 gene encoding 30S ribosomal protein S17, chloroplastic produces the protein MWLLQLPSIPKFSTPFLHGGRTLCSAPTATTFPAPSAPCSMPTIRAMKSMQGKVVCATNDKTVAVEVVRLAPHPKYKRRVRKKKKYQAHDPDNQFKVGDMVQLLKSRPISKTKAFVAVSVPKKDSANNSDIGIPLESQQQA, from the coding sequence ATGTGGCTTCTCCAACTGCCGTCAATCCCCAAGTTCTCCACCCCATTCCTCCATGGCGGCAGAACCCTCTGCTCTGCCCCAACCGCCACTACATTCCCAGCACCATCAGCACCGTGTTCCATGCCTACCATAAGAGCGATGAAGTCGATGCAGGGGAAGGTGGTGTGCGCCACTAACGACAAGACGGTGGCGGTGGAGGTTGTTCGTCTGGCCCCTCACCCGAAGTATAAGAGGCgcgtgaggaagaagaagaagtaccaGGCCCACGACCCTGATAACCAGTTCAAGGTTGGTGACATGGTTCAGCTTCTCAAGAGCAGGCCCATCAGTAAGACCAAGGCTTTCGTTGCCGTTTCTGTTCCCAAGAAGGACTCCGCCAATAACTCCGACATTGGAATCCCCTTGGAGTCTCAGCAACAGGCTTAG
- the LOC107635288 gene encoding inositol hexakisphosphate and diphosphoinositol-pentakisphosphate kinase VIP2-like isoform X4, protein MNKDEVVNSDSEAEEEEDGDDIGKNSKPDAKKKGWFSSMLQRHFDITQIPDVYDSCKYDILHNAHLNLEGLDELFRVAQALADGVIPNEYGINPKQKLKIGSEMPRIIHRLLIVHDRHI, encoded by the exons ATGAATAAGGATGAAGTTGTTAACAGTGATAGTGAGGCTGAAGAGGAGGAGGATGGTGATGATATTGGGAAGAACAGCAAGCCTGATGCTAAGAAGAAGGGCTGGTTTTCCTCTATGTTGCAGAG GCACTTTGACATCACCCAAATTCCTGATGTCTATGATTCATGCAa ATATGATATATTGCACAATGCGCATCTTAATCTAGAGGGACTGGACGAGCTATTTAGAGTTGCTCAG GCACTTGCTGATGGTGTAATTCCCAATGAATATGGAATTAATCCAAAGCAGAAGCTGAAGATCGGTTCAGAG ATGCCAAGAATAATTCATCGTCTGTTGATAGTTCATGACCGACATATATAA
- the LOC107635288 gene encoding inositol hexakisphosphate and diphosphoinositol-pentakisphosphate kinase VIP2-like isoform X3 yields MNKDEVVNSDSEAEEEEDGDDIGKNSKPDAKKKGWFSSMLQRHFDITQIPDVYDSCKYDILHNAHLNLEGLDELFRVAQALADGVIPNEYGINPKQKLKIGSEFMTDIYKHAVTETMIHRR; encoded by the exons ATGAATAAGGATGAAGTTGTTAACAGTGATAGTGAGGCTGAAGAGGAGGAGGATGGTGATGATATTGGGAAGAACAGCAAGCCTGATGCTAAGAAGAAGGGCTGGTTTTCCTCTATGTTGCAGAG GCACTTTGACATCACCCAAATTCCTGATGTCTATGATTCATGCAa ATATGATATATTGCACAATGCGCATCTTAATCTAGAGGGACTGGACGAGCTATTTAGAGTTGCTCAG GCACTTGCTGATGGTGTAATTCCCAATGAATATGGAATTAATCCAAAGCAGAAGCTGAAGATCGGTTCAGAG TTCATGACCGACATATATAAACATGCAGTAACGGAGACAATGATACATCGGCGATGA
- the LOC107635288 gene encoding inositol hexakisphosphate and diphosphoinositol-pentakisphosphate kinase VIP2-like isoform X5: MNKDEVVNSDSEAEEEEDGDDIGKNSKPDAKKKGWFSSMLQRHFDITQIPDVYDSCKYDILHNAHLNLEGLDELFRVAQALADGVIPNEYGINPKQKLKIGSE; encoded by the exons ATGAATAAGGATGAAGTTGTTAACAGTGATAGTGAGGCTGAAGAGGAGGAGGATGGTGATGATATTGGGAAGAACAGCAAGCCTGATGCTAAGAAGAAGGGCTGGTTTTCCTCTATGTTGCAGAG GCACTTTGACATCACCCAAATTCCTGATGTCTATGATTCATGCAa ATATGATATATTGCACAATGCGCATCTTAATCTAGAGGGACTGGACGAGCTATTTAGAGTTGCTCAG GCACTTGCTGATGGTGTAATTCCCAATGAATATGGAATTAATCCAAAGCAGAAGCTGAAGATCGGTTCAGAG TAA
- the LOC107635288 gene encoding inositol hexakisphosphate and diphosphoinositol-pentakisphosphate kinase VIP2-like isoform X6, whose translation MCKHAYTSHLNHIHSLMNVLRYCNLDESLQEEESLVCHNALDRLYKTKELDYMSYIVLRMFENTQVDLEDPKRFRIELTFSRGADLSIHFAFLAEER comes from the exons ATGTGCAAACACGCCTATACTTCACATCT GAATCACATCCATTCTCTCATGAATGTTCTTCGATATTGTAATTTGGATGAATCTCTTCAAGAAGAAGAGAGCCTTGTTTGTCATAATGCTCTCGACCGCCTATATAAAACAAAGGAGCTGGACTACATGAGTTACATTGTGCTGAGAATGTTTGAGAACACACAG GTCGATCTAGAAGATCCAAAAAGGTTCCGCATAGAGCTGACCTTCAGCCGAGGTGCTGATTTA TCTATTCACTTTGCATTTCTTG CAGAAGAACGATAG
- the LOC110271328 gene encoding serine/threonine-protein phosphatase 7 long form homolog, whose translation MLTCNHPLPPDRYNDRVEDHLRVTDFYHVSQIGIVQCQKALVNALVERWHPDTHTFHLPIGECSVTLEDVALILGLPTDGLPVTGMTLSSFEAMEAECLLQFGVAPRKEDCRSSCIKLTWLRNLKENLDLTDEISIQRYVRCHIMLLIGTILFGDKSGAGVHWKFLPLLRDFVSIGQYSWGSACLAHLYRALCRASRYNCKEIDGPLTLLLGWAWIRLPYLSPLPREPRSFPLANRWHNWERTDRRYRYMKLDHFRKAFDELQEGQFVWVAYAVDRVDPNIIPPEIYMQSVVWSATVPLVSFECIEWHATDRIRRQFGLVQGVPAQEKNLDKAHGEILTGPKNLNWATAPTHSVWVMHWTNRYHYILSEVPIPSHQILDSYMTWYRSKFGNRLSLSNVVGEDDVGNEDMGAGNDDMDEGNQDTDEGSQDMDEDNDEQEPHISPPNPLPPEQPHSSNPFVPQTQFTPSFPMQQQYWGMSQFETGEGGSFTQLLGFMAADAAQSQYGHQPEFMPGRYSLDARYPGHTSSVASGGFVSVGDSSRSDGGRGVLNTQNPNRLNMGLIEEDTNTLEQETDAYLADDPNDEGDGEEDEIEDFDEDEESRNDGQADTPEENVKGYNLRIDPPRRSANRFTPSVFKKAAKKCKNFVKDVKWAMRK comes from the exons ATGTTGACATGTAACCACCCACTTCCTCCGGATCGGTACAACGATAGGGTAGAGGATCATCTACGAGTTACCGATTTCTATCATGTCTCTCAGATTGGGATTGTGCAATGTCAGAAAGCATTGGTAAATGCTCTAGTCGAACGTTGGCACCCGGACACACATACGTTCCACCTTCCCATTGGTGAATGTTCCGTGACTCTTGAAGATGTGGCCCTAATTCTTGGTCTCCCCACGGATGGTCTTCCGGTTACTGGAATGACATTGAGTAGCTTTGAAGCCATGGAGGCGGAGTGTTTGCTTCAATTTGGCGTTGCACCGCGTAAGGAGGATTGTAGATCTAGCTGCATAAAACTAACATGGCTGCGGAATTTAAAAGAGAATTTAGATTTGACCGATGAAATCAGTATACAAAGGTATGTGAGGTGCCACATTATGTTGCTGATTGGGACGATATTGTTTGGGGATAAGTCTGGGGCAGGGGTGCACTGGAAGTTTCTACCCTTACTTCGTGATTTTGTCAGTATTGGTCAGTATAGCTGGGGATCGGCATGCCTAGCACACCTTTACAGGGCCCTATGTAGGGCATCTCGCTATAACTGTAAGGAAATAGATGGACCACTAACACTTCTGCTCGGTTGGGCTTGGATCCGACTGCCATATCTATCACCGCTTCCTAGAGAACCCCGCAGCTTTCCACTAGCAAATAG GTGGCATAACTGGGAGCGTACTGACCGACGATATAGATATATGAAGCTGGATCACTTTAGGAAGGCCTTTGATGAACTTCAGGAAGGTCAG TTTGTCTGGGTTGCGTATGCTGTGGATCGTGTGGATCCGAACATAATTCCTCCTGAAATCTACATGCAATCAGTTGTATGGAGCGCTACTGTTCCGTTGGTGTCATTTGAATGTATCGAGTGGCACGCCACCGATAGGATCAGGCGCCAGTTTGGTTTAGTTCAGGGAGTACCTGCTCAGGagaagaatctggataaggcgcATGGGGAGATTCTAACTGGTCCGAAGAATCTTAATTGGGCCACAGCACCGACTCATTCAGTTTGGGTGATGCATTGGACAAACAGGTATCACTACATTCTTTCTGAGGTTCCCATCCCTTCACATCAGATATTGGATAGTTACATGACCTGGTACCGATCAAAATTCGGGAACCGCTTATCCTTGTCGAATGTTGTGGGGGAAGATGATGTGGGTAATGAGGATATGGGTGCGGGTAATGATGATATGGATGAGGGTAATCAGGATACCGATGAAGGTAGTCAGGATATGGATGAGGACAATGATGAACAGGAGCCACATATTTCACCTCCAAATCCGCTTCCACCTGAACAACCTCACTCCTCAAATCCGTTTGTACCTCAGACACAGTTCACCCCCTCATTTCCAATGCAGCAACAATATTGGGGTATGTCACAGTTTGAGACAGGCGAAGGAGGTTCTTTTACACAGTTGCTTGGGTTCATGGCTGCGGATGCCGCACAATCACAATATGGCCATCAGCCTGAGTTCATGCCAGGCAGGTACTCGTTGGATGCAAGGTATCCAGGCCATACCTCATCCGTTGCTTCCGGAGGGTTCGTATCTGTTGGTGACTCTAGTAGAAGTGATGGTGGACGCGGTGTTCTCAATACTCAGAATCCTAACCGTCTTAACATGGGACTCATTGAGGAAGACACTAACACACTCGAACAAGAAACCGATGCTTATCTAGCAGACGACCCGAATGACGAGGGCGATGGTGAGGAGGACGAAATTGAAGATTTCGATGAGGACGAAGAATCTCGCAATGATG GTCAGGCAGACACTCCAGAGGAGAACGTCAAAGGTTACAATCTGAGGATTGATCCGCCACGTCGGAGTGCCAATCGCTTCACTCCTTCTGTCTTCAAAAAAGCGGCCAAGAAGTGCAAGAACTTTGTGAAGGATGTAAAGTGGGCGATGAGAAAGTAG
- the LOC107635288 gene encoding inositol hexakisphosphate and diphosphoinositol-pentakisphosphate kinase VIP2-like isoform X2 → MCKHAYTSHLNHIHSLMNVLRYCNLDESLQEEESLVCHNALDRLYKTKELDYMSYIVLRMFENTQVDLEDPKRFRIELTFSRGADLSPLEKNDSEAASLHQEHTLPIMGPERLLCRLQKTFLRRQHLPDSLAISRKVCSSVW, encoded by the exons ATGTGCAAACACGCCTATACTTCACATCT GAATCACATCCATTCTCTCATGAATGTTCTTCGATATTGTAATTTGGATGAATCTCTTCAAGAAGAAGAGAGCCTTGTTTGTCATAATGCTCTCGACCGCCTATATAAAACAAAGGAGCTGGACTACATGAGTTACATTGTGCTGAGAATGTTTGAGAACACACAG GTCGATCTAGAAGATCCAAAAAGGTTCCGCATAGAGCTGACCTTCAGCCGAGGTGCTGATTTATCGCCGTTGGAG AAGAACGATAGTGAGGCTGCTTCGTTGCACCAGGAGCACACACTGCCTATTATGGGTCCTGAAAGGCTGCTATGCCGCCTGCAGAAGACTTTCCTCCGCCGACAACACCTGCCAGATTCTCTGGCTATTTCTCGAAAGGTGTGCTCGAGCGTCTGGTAA
- the LOC107635288 gene encoding inositol hexakisphosphate and diphosphoinositol-pentakisphosphate kinase VIP2-like isoform X1 — MCKHAYTSHLNHIHSLMNVLRYCNLDESLQEEESLVCHNALDRLYKTKELDYMSYIVLRMFENTQVDLEDPKRFRIELTFSRGADLSPLEQKNDSEAASLHQEHTLPIMGPERLLCRLQKTFLRRQHLPDSLAISRKVCSSVW, encoded by the exons ATGTGCAAACACGCCTATACTTCACATCT GAATCACATCCATTCTCTCATGAATGTTCTTCGATATTGTAATTTGGATGAATCTCTTCAAGAAGAAGAGAGCCTTGTTTGTCATAATGCTCTCGACCGCCTATATAAAACAAAGGAGCTGGACTACATGAGTTACATTGTGCTGAGAATGTTTGAGAACACACAG GTCGATCTAGAAGATCCAAAAAGGTTCCGCATAGAGCTGACCTTCAGCCGAGGTGCTGATTTATCGCCGTTGGAG CAGAAGAACGATAGTGAGGCTGCTTCGTTGCACCAGGAGCACACACTGCCTATTATGGGTCCTGAAAGGCTGCTATGCCGCCTGCAGAAGACTTTCCTCCGCCGACAACACCTGCCAGATTCTCTGGCTATTTCTCGAAAGGTGTGCTCGAGCGTCTGGTAA
- the LOC107637255 gene encoding uncharacterized protein LOC107637255 produces MSDRVLLKIHYFGQILLQTSEGVKFICENPLDVVIPFIISFEELKGVICEKINSERARKISCILYRYPVPVFGGFIQYQTKYVTDEASMQDMFSMYIGNRSQISFLELYVEFEQSEADRNILREEYNSDSEEEFESNYEFVGPDGDEDQGAGTIAPDVTEVANALANEVPFEEPSFMRALDLEAMHALEFPEYVTAEVPIVADGEFAIGMEFSSREAVIKAAKEYTIRRSVDYRVYESVAKRTQTG; encoded by the exons ATGAGTGATAGAGTATTACTAAAAATAcattattttggtcagattttgttacaaacgAGTGAAGGAgtgaaatttatttgtgaaaatccaTTAGATGTTGTTATTCCATTTATTATCTCATTTGAAGAACTCAAAGGTGTAATCTGTGAAAAGATTAATTCTGAGAGGGCAAGAAAGATATCCTGTATTCTATACAGATATCCCGTACCGGTGTTTGGTGGGTTCATCCAGTATCAAACCAAATATGTGACGGACGAAGCGAGTATGCAGGatatgttttcaatgtatattggaAACCGGTCTCAGATATCGTTCctcgagttgtatgttgagtttgaacaatcTGAGGCTGACCGGAATATTCTGCGGGAAGAGTATaatagtgacagtgaagaagagttcgaaagcaaCTACGAATTTGTTGGTCCAGATGGAGATGAAGATCAAGGCGCCGGAACCATAGCCCCAGATGTGACAGAAGTGGCAAATGCACTCGCAAACGAAGtgccgtttgaggagccatcattCATGCGAGCGTTGGACTTGGAAGCCATGCATGCTCTGGAATTTCCGGAATATGTGACTGCAG AAGTTCCTATTgtcgcagatggtgaatttgccATCGGTATGGAGTTCAGTTCCAGAGAAGCTGTTATTAAGGCGGCAAAAGAGTATACGATACGACGAAGCGTAGACTACCGGGTGTATGAGTCTGTGGCGAAGCGTACACAAACTGGTTAA
- the LOC107635291 gene encoding thioredoxin H2: MGGVLSAVLGGDAAAATTEGGSAEDSHVKSFHSSPRFQLHFNELKDSSKLVVIDFSASWCGPCKFIEPHIHAMAENFSDVEFIKLDVDQLPDVAKDFQVQAMPTFVLVKQGKEIDRIVGAKKDELEKKVKQYRA; encoded by the exons ATGGGGGGTGTGCTGTCTGCGGTGCTCGGCGGCGATGCTGCAGCGGCCACGACGGAGGGAGGCTCGGCGGAGGACTCTCATGTGAAATCGTTCCATTCCTCCCCTCGATTTCAGCTCCATTTCAACGAACTCAAAGATTCCTCCAAGCTC GTTGTGATAGATTTCTCAGCTTCGTGGTGCGGACCATGCAAGTTCATTGAACCGCATATTCACGCCATGGCCGAAAACTTCTCTGACGTCGAGTTCATCAAGCTCGATGTCGATCAATTAcct gatgtAGCAAAGGATTTTCAGGTTCAGGCGATGCCGACATTTGTGCTGGTGAAGCAAGGAAAGGAGATTGATAGGATTGTTGGTGCAAAGAAGGACGAGCTTGAGAAGAAGGTTAAGCAGTACCGAGCCTAA